One Aegilops tauschii subsp. strangulata cultivar AL8/78 chromosome 2, Aet v6.0, whole genome shotgun sequence genomic window, ACCATGCCCTTAGAGCTTGCTTTAACCCATATAGTGCTTTATCAAGTTTGCACACATAAGATGGAGCACTTTTACTTACAAACCCAGGAGGTTGCTTCATGTACACttcctcttccagaacaccatggAGGAACGCGTTCTGTACATCTAGCTGTCTAAGACTCCAGCCCCTAGAAACAGCAACAGACAGGACAAGACGAATAGTAGCAGCTTTTACAACTGGACTAAACGTGTCCTCATATTCTATACCATATCTTTGTTTAAACCCCTTTGCAACAAGTCTAGCTTTATAAAGGTCAATGGTTCCATCGGATTTTCTTTTAATCCTGAATACCCACTTGCAGTCAATCAAGTTTTTACCTTGCTGTGGAGGAACCAAATGCCATGTTTTATTTTTCTTCAACGCCATGTACTCTTCATTCATAGCTTTCTTCCATTGCTCATTGCCAAGTGCTTCTTCAAGTGTGTTTGGTTCACCTGGTTCTCCTGTAGAACAAATCATGCCGTATTTAACTATATGTTTGTAGTTCACAGGTTTCGTTACCCCTTTTTTAGTCGTGTGCGCCTTGGTGATGACGCAGCCTCGTCCATGGCCACAGAAGATCCAGCCTCCTATACAGGAGTTCCAGTCGGGGCCGATCCCGAGGAGGATCCCCTGGGTGCAGCGGCGTGGGCTGTCTCAGTGGGATCTTCTGCGGCATGTGGCTGAACTGCGTCGCCTGGAGAGACCGCAGAGGATCCCAGTCTCTGGACCGGCCCATCATTGCGCAATGATGGCGAATCAGCGCCGGGAGCCGCGCCAGGGCCCATGCTAGGGCCCGCGTTGATGGAGCGAACTAGAGCCCGCCGCTTGTAGCACACCGGCTGGCTGCAGTAGCGCGCGTCGTCCAAGCCATCCATGCACCGCCAGTTGGCAGCTGGAGATTGGCGCGCCGCTGGGTCCGCGTCGCGACCATCGAGAGGCGACCGCGTGTCGCCTGTGGAGACGGGCGCTGCGGCACGTGCGCCTGCAGCCGCAGCCGCGCCAGCTGCGCTGGATCCCGTGCCCGGGCCCGCGTCTGCTGCAACAGATCCTGAGGAGGATCGGATCTCCTGACGCTGCGCTGATCCCGAGGGGATTTTGTCTCCTGTTTCTGAACACATGAAATAAGGGCCGAaatttgctgtttcttctgcatttTTGTCGCCATTTGCTCCTGTTTCATCAACACACGGCTCATGCAACGTGTCAGCAGGATTAGTCAACAAGTGATCATCAGTATCATTCCCCCCTTGATCACGACCGGTGAGATGTGAGGGCAAAAGAAGGATTTCTTTGCGAAGAAGCGCACCGGCGTTAGGATGAAGGTCAGCAAAGGTAACTGTGTTTCATCGAATACAACATCCCTAGAGACGTAGACTCGACCCGTGGAGACCTCGAGACACTTGACACCTTTGTGTTGGGGGCTATAGCCAAGGAACACACATTTGGTGGAACGAAACATGAGTTTACGTTTGTTGTAGGGACGAAGATTAGGCCAGCATGCGCACCCAAAGACACGGAGAGATTGATAATTTGGTTTTTCATGAAGAAGTCTTTCTAGTGGTGTTTCATTATAGATGACACGACTAGGAAGGATGTTTATGAGTTGGACGGCTGTGAGAAAGGCCTCATCCCAGAATTTGAGAGGCATGGATGCTCCTGCAAGAAGAGCAAGGCCAACTTCAACTATGTGACGATGTTTCCGTTCTGCTGAGCCGTTCTGCTGGTGCGCATGAGGGCATGGCACGTGATGTGAGATACCAAGGGTTTGGAAGAAGGAGTTAAACTTctcgtaccccccccccccccagtctgATTGGACAGCAATGATTTTGCTGTCGAACTTGCGTTCAACAAGAGCTTGGAAGTTTTGAAAAACTTGAAACACTTCGGATCTATGCTTAAGAAGATAAATCCACGAGAATTTACTATAGTCATCAATGAAACTGACATAATAAGAGTGTCTACCAACAGAGGTGGGGGCCGGGCCCCATACATCAGAAAATATAAGTTGCAACGGTTTGGTAGAAACACTAGTAGATATGGGGTATGGCAATTGATGACTTTTCGCTCTTTGGCATGAATCACAAATAGTTTCATTATGTCGCTCAACCACAAACGGGAGCTTATTTTTCCTAAGCAATTTTTCAACTAGAGAGAAAGAAGCATGTCCTAATCTGTCATGCCACCGTGTGGATGAAAGCTTGGTAACCCCATAGACTTGTTTATTGAATCTTCTACGCACCGGGATCAACGGATAAAGCCCTCGAACACATCTACCTCGATAGAGGATTTTCTTCGTTGCCTGATCCTTAATCAAAAAGAAAAGGGGTGAAACTCGAGGAACACATGATTATCTAAGGCAATTCGGTGGACAGAAAGAAGACTTTTGGCAGCACTAGGAACATGCAAGATTTTCTTAAGATGAATATTGCGACTAGGGGTACTAAATATTGAATGACCAATGTGATTTATCCGCATACCTTCTCCACTGGTCGTGTGGATTTGATCCTTTCCGCGGTTACCTTTCCTTCATGGTCACCTTCTCAAGTTCGTTGGTGATGTGGTTGGTTGTGCCGCTATCGACATACCAGTTGGTGTCGATGCCATAGGAGCCGTCGGCCGCCGCGACGATCTTTGTAGGGGAACGTgatagaaaacaaaaaatttctgacctacgcaccagcccaggaccactatggagactacatacatggtttgatctttttcgttaccgactcgtagcgcagcgggaagtagagtcgatgacgatcggcggtgcagatccccgcagctaggatttacaacctcccaaccgcgaggatgtataccctcatctgctcctcagacagccctctgggaggcggtcgaacagcccccggatggtgtcgcggacagccctccgggaggaccttcgaaactggaacggtcactcggacagcccttcgggaggaccttcgaaactcggacggtcacacggacagcccttcgggaggcactcatgaactaagaccgaaactacaaTCTCTTTACAGAGTTGcgcacatacggtgtcatctatccggcagggcttcgccgtccagaactagttcctgccggaacccagacagcctttcggctctacgaaactatttcgctgggagggagagagaagccagatcatgcatggcacttgtatgtgagaaagagtgagtgtggagggctgcccctccacctctatttataggaaatcccaaggggtagggtagtttaacacaaaaacccaaaatgcacatgaatgaagtccttcctcaagggcataagagtgaaaccaaggaacaagaggggctccaaggtggagccccaagtgtggtcggccacaccccttggggggcccccatgagggcctcccaatccatccatgtcatccctatatcttttgggcaaagccccaaaaggtggctttccataaaatatcccaaaaagcactttcactattcacgacgacatttttcagcgtccgttcgaactgaaaatatttatgtgggcttagaacatttccagtacccaccataataattttcaacgcgttctgaaacaattccagtttagtgattttcatctgcaaAAAGCATCTGAACCGGCTcctgcagctccggaacatttccggtttttatttctgaaaattccaaaaagtttcaacaatgattctggcaccctccaagaattatcaggcatgtgccgaaaccattttgacttaatggcatacaccgaaactcatccggtgacctctctctgcggaacttttccgctgtccgaaactttttcgatgattttctctcagactccctgtctagtattcagcaaatagatgacccttaagcgtgtgaccctattggttcggtgaagtatagacatgacccggaacctcttccgatcaatgatcaacatcggagtcgtggacacccatattgacccctatacccacacgaataaatattcgagtgaacgtccagttgcaatgagctattcatgttgcttcgcgatatgtcacaaacacccgaggtgagatttattgcatccccatgGGCGAACAATTTggccaccatgcaagttacctcgttaccggttttgttctcttttctcgtttccgtgttccggcatcccagtgatcaaatcacactgtgtctggccagacgatgatggataccgtaataccgagagggcccgagaatatctctccatcgtcggaggagcaaatcccaatcttgagctatcaagttacttgacacacttttccatgaacccgtaagccgccgtaatagccacccatttacggatgatgtttaacaaaccccaaagttcatgaagcaagcatgaagaaactcgatactctcatggtctaaggaatcatgcaaacgttaaccatctctgtgttatgtaccattaacttgtgacgaatgaatctcttagcataacatcaatccgggtcgattcaacacaaatgttctcttaccATTGTGCCCTCAagattgctggcatagacatgcccatgatcaggaaaacagaaccatcatgcaatacttgagctagtcttagaggccagactaggaatacattttaccgtttattattccacacgtgcatatgagtcttcctccgagcctcgtggttattgcagactcgagaaccatagcagttatagcatggaacataaacataattatgaacatggAGATAAGTAATagcatttattattgcctctagggcatatctcctacaatcTTGTCATCATCTTGCGAGTCATCCTCGTCCTCATCATAGCAGTACCAGCAGTCTTTTGCGGTGTGGCCCGGCTTACCACATATCTGGCAGCGAGGCGAGTCCAGACGAGATCGACCAGAGCCACCGCCGTCATCACGGCGAGCCTTGTTGTTGGAGCGCCCGCCGTTGTTGCTGCTGCCACCAGACCGCCCCCTACCGCGGGAAGAGCCGCGGGAACGGCCACCACCATGTCCGCGGGTTGCAGCGTTTGCGGACGACTTGAAGGAGTGGCCGCTCGCACCATGGAACTGCGCCATGCGTTGGTCGAAGTTGCCGAGCATGGCGAAGATCTCATCGAGGGAGGCGGGGGAGACGCGGGCGTCAAGGGCCGAGACCAGGGGCTGGTACTCCAGATCCAGCCCATGGAGGATATAGGAGATCAGCTCATCATCCTGGATCTGCTTGCCCGCCGAAACCAGTTCGTCGGCGAGACCACGCATGTAGGCGAAGTAGGTGGCGGCGGATTGGGTACCTTTCTGCGCGTTGATGAGGGAGGTGCGGATGTTGTTGACGCGGCTCAGCGACTGCGACGAGTACATGCCTGCCAGCGTCGTCCAGAGCGCGTTCGCCGTGGTGACCGCGGTCACCGTGACCAGCACCTCTTTGGAGAGGTTGCTGAGGAGGAAGCCGAGCACCTGCTGGTCCTCCCTGACCCAGAGAGGGTGGAGAGGGTTGGGCTCGAAGGTGTCCTTGCCGTCCTTGTCCTTGGCGGCGCGGAGCTTGGCCGGCTCCGGTGATGTGCCGTCGATGTAGCCGAAGACACCGGCGCCACACAGTTGGGGTGTGATCTGCGTGCGCCACAGCACGTAGTTCGTGCGGGAAAGCTTCTCGATGACCTGCCCATTGAGATTGGACTGGGCGGCACCGGAGGAGGAAGACATGGTTTCGGCACAGGTGGAGATGGAGGCTAGATGGGAAGTAGGAAGGCTCTGATTACCATGTGCGTTGGCGGAAACGTCTTACCCATCTAGGGCGACGTGCTGTGTTAAATAGACAGGGTGCGAGCCTGGAATACGCGTACAAGAGTTGGTTGAGATACAACTTGATAAACAAGAAAGATAGGAGATAAGCTAGCTAGTAGTTACAACAGAATATCTCATGCGCCTAGCCTAGCTATCCAGGTTCAATACTCAACCTCCTGTACCTCGCTAATACGTGACACAATTATGTGTTTAACAGTGATTGATTCCATtagtgaaaaataacaaacgaaatTTTTAAGGCTAACATAGGCTGAAACGGGAAAAAGGTCGATATTAGGGCGAAAAAGAAAATTTGAACACCCAAAGTTGAATTCTTGGATCCGCCATCCCTGACACCCAGGTCGCCGCTGCACCCCCACCTTGCCCGGCCTCTCCTACGGCCCTGGCCTCCCACTCTTCACTCATCTGCCCGGCGGCGGGAAGTTACAGGCGTTGGAGTCCCTTCTGGTCACTGGTGATTTAGACTTTGTCATCGGGACATATGAAGCAAAGGTATGTCTTGTGTATGCTTGATTCTGTAGATTAATATCTCTTTCGATTGGCAAGAATGGATCAGACCTATTTTGTTTGAAGTTAAGATGCAGTAGATTATAGATTTCAGTCTGCTGTGAAATTGTGGTAATAGATCGTGTTTGATCACTTTTGAGAAGCATCTAAATTTTGTATTTTTCATTACTTAAATTATAGCAAACCCATCGTTTGCTTGTGTTGTATGCCTGCTGATTTCAGTGCTCGAGAGTCTAGAATTCAGAGTATAAAAGAGTACTGAAACCTATCAGTTAACAGTGTTTTGGCTGATGGTGTGCATGAGTTTGAGCTATTTATTATTGTGTAGTTTTAATTTTAGAACCATGGAAGTTGTCCCTTTTTGTAAATAACTTCATGTGGAAAAGTAGTCTTTTCGAGGGAAACAAGGTCAAGATTTTGCATTAGTGGTTGGCAGTGATAATATAATAAGTTCGCATTTTATACCAGCTAGCAAGACTTCATAGAAATTTGTTAGGGGAATTGCAACACTGTTATCAAATATTATTTTTCTTATTCCTTTTTGGTTTTAGACAAGAACAATTGGACTGCCCATTAATTCTGCACACAGTTTGCAGGAAATGATGTTATTGCTAAGCATCCCTACTGTATGTGGCTTCATTCCAGCCAGATCTAAAAGTGCCTCTAGGAATTATTTCCTTCACAGGCCTTTAATTGTCCACTATTATATCTTTTTAGATAGTGGAAGGGATTCTTTTAAGGCCTAATCGTGAGGAGGTTGTTTTATCTCACTGCCAAGTGCCATATTGTGCAACCTCATTAGTTATGTAAATTATGTAGGTCTACATTTTTAGAGCAATCCCAGATTATGAAAGCGACCAAACTTCCGATGACTCTGAGGATGAATAGAAGTGAAGATGTGTGCTTGCAATACAATGTTTGATCGGAGCGCAGGTACATTGTTCTTACCATTATTTGCCTAGGTCGAATACTTGAATCCAATATTTCTTTATCTTTTGCCGAAGCACCGATTTGATAATTGGCCAAGCTCAGTTTGCGGATAAAAAAAATACAAACCCGCTTGCTTATGAGTTATGACCAAACATAACTGTTTTTCCAGCACTGGAGTTAGATGTTTTCACAAAACGCACTGCTGCTTCTCCCATTTCCCTATTGGTTTGAGATTTCGAGCATGGCAACCTTATTTTGTTACTTCTGCTAGCTATGAAAATACATGGGGAGCTGCAGTTTATTCATGAAGTCTGGGACTTCTGTGTTGCCAAATGCCCAAACTAATCGACCAACATCAGATATGTACTCGTAGAAACTGTCAGGATAGTTTTCCTTGTTGTCTTAATTCCTCTCCTCTTCGCAAGGGCTCTGTTTGTCTTTACGTCAGTCAGCCCCCTTAGACTTGATCAGCAGTTCTGAAGTATACTATATAAAATGCTCTTGTATACAGTTCGGATCTATCCATATAAATGCTGACATGTCAAATATGTTTGTTTCTTTTGCAGTTTGTTAGAGAAGCAATTTCTTCGATGATGCTGGAGACTCGGCTAATGCAGTTTCGTGCTGGTTGCATGTAGAATCGTCGCACTCTCGGTCTCAGTGTAGCAGGATTTTTAACCTAGATAGGAGTAGTATGTAGCAGATCGTGGTGCAGACCTTGTATGGGTTGAACAATGAACTAATGCATCTAGGCTGATGATGATGGTCTCGAGTGCATTTTTCGTGACCGTTCCTGTTTGTTTGAGGTGCCTTTGTCTCTGTCACAGATGGGATGGGTTTTCTCTTCCATGGTGGGTGCTGAACAGGTAAAATCatcatattttaaagtttcaaaaTCTGAAACAAAATATACACATATATATGGATGTATATTACATGTCTGTAAGTTTTCATGATGAGATAAGTTACGATGTGAGCTACAAAAAATAAAATCATGAACTTCCATAGTGGATAGTGTGCCGGCTAGATATACATGATTTTTCATCATGAAACTGCACATACATGTAGTGTACATCCCTACGTACATGTGTTTGTTTTCACAATTTGGAACttcaaagtttttcaaaattcTTTATAAATTTCCGAAAATTGGGCTCCTTGGAGCCTTAGATCCAGAAGCAATTTCCTTTTTCACAGAAAGGGAAAATGTGAGTTTAAGGGTATGAGTTCGTTGGTGGATTAGGATTGAGAAGTTGTTTATTTGTCAGAAACCCATGTTTAGTGTTCCATCGCAGTTAGTAGTGGAAATTTTAGAGAGTTAATTTCTCACGTACAGAGCACCTTCTTTTCCAGACTCCCCATACCCTTTGAAATATCCTGAAATGACATGGTTAACTCGTGGCTGCGCTGGTAGGCTCTTTTTTTACTTTGTACTAAAACCACTACAAGTAttttggaatggatggagtacaTCTGCTAAAAACAAGAACATACCATTTTAGAAAGTTTTCTTTTTAGGGGACTTTTGGAATTTGTGGTGCGGATTTTTAGAAATTTGTGTCGGCTTTCggaatttgaaacttttgaaatTTCAGTTTTAGAATCTCGAATTCAAGTTTCAACCTTTTGAAATTTGAGCTTTTAGATCTTTTGACTTTGAGAATTCCAAGCTTTCAACTTTTTAGGAAATCAAAATTTCAAAATCACAAAAAAAGAAAAGGTTAAGACTAACAGGAAAAATAATGCCAACCGCTGCCTCAAACTTCATAGAAGTTGGGCATGAATGACTGTTTTGGTTATTCCTGTGACAAGTACATGATTGGGGTTTATGATCTGAAAAGTGACACCTTTATTCTAGATGACCGTCAGCTATGGTCGAGGATCGATTATGGTAATTTCGACTCGTAGAAGGGCAGGAGAATCATACCGGGTTGGACTAACGAGACTGATAGTTCTTCAGACGATGTAGCAAAAGCTTGGGCTGGAATCCATGTAAAAAAATATGCCTCTCATTGGCTATAACTGCTTCATATTGAAATATTGATTTAGCAATCAGTGTAGCAACTTTAACATTTTTTGCTATTAATTTTAGGCAATTCCCCGGACAATTTGGTTAGACAGCCATGGCAAGCAGTTGCTTCACTAGCCAGTTCAAGAGGTCGAGTCCCTTCGAGGAAATGAAATCAACCATCATGGACTAGAGCTGAAGAAAGGAGGTTTATTTGAGATTAAGGGAGCTGACAGTTTTCAGGTACTTTCCTTTACACAAACAGGCTTGCCTTGGTCATTCAAACAAAAAATTTACCTCAAGAAGTTTCAGGCCAGTAAATGATGCAGGGTCTTCTGAAGTTAGTAATTATATAAAATTTTATATATTTGTTAACAAAAGGAATGGCATGCTTAGGTCGAAAATGGCTTTTGGTGGCCGAGCACCATGCAGGCCGTAATCAGCCCCGTCAGCACCCATTGCGATCGGTGCCAAGGAGGTACGACTCTACTGTATTCTGCATGTATTCGTAGAAGCGGACGATACACAGTGCTCGTATTTGCCAATTAGTAAAAAGTGCGGGCTCATGTATACTAGCAAGCACAGGAACGCTGCACAGATGCATGTCACTGTCACAGCGCGCATCGTCTCTTGCGGCACCTGTACTCGGCACGGGATCGACCCTGTCAAAATGTTCCACGGCAGGGAGCCTTATGAGGTCCAACGTTGAGGAATCCAGCCGTTGCCATGGTCTCACCGGCTATTTATAGCAGTGATGGACTCGTCTTCCTCCTCAAACACAATCGTCATGGCTTCATCTTCACCCTCAGTTCGTTCCAGGGAAATGTCTGACACAAGAGGAATGAAACTGAAATCACGGAGTCTCCAAGTAATTATCGAACACAACAAGCAAACTACAGATACAGATTCTCACTATCAATCATAGTGCAGAGTTGCTAGCAGCCTAACATCCGACATAAGCACAGTTCAATGAACTGCTACACTTCAACCATAAAAACATAACAACATCACTCGTAGAAATCCGCCCTAGGCGTGTTGGTGCAAGTGTTCCTCCTGTGTCCTGTCAGACTGCACCTGGAGCAGCGAGGCGACTTCCTTGCGCCTTCGGAAGATCACCGCGCTACGGACATGTAGTGCTCTTGTGCCCTTGACCACGGCAGATTGAACAAAACCGGCTCCTTTTAGCCGGTTGTTCATATGGCGCTTTGTCGCGGCTTGTTGTAGGCCGCCCCGCTGGTCTCTTCTTGGATGGTGCCCCAAAGCTGTCTGAACATTGCGAGACACTCTGCACCTGATTCACTGGACCAAAATGTTGTTTGTGCGCTATAGACGAGCCTGCAGAATCACCCGCCATTTCTCTGTCGGATAATCCCATGCCATCACGTACAGCGGCTACCTGTTCAAGCAATGCCTTTGCATTTCTTAGCTGCTCCATGGTAAGAGTATATGCATCGACATTGCTGTCACCAAGTCTAACAATTTCAAGGCAAAGTAGATGCAGATTGTTATGTCACCGTGAGGAGTACTTGAGAGGACCTTGGTGTTTCTGGTAACGGATAAATTCTGGAGGCAGTATATCCCTTGCATCCCTTGTCCAACGCTTCAGCACATGTTTTGCCGGAACCTCTTGCAGACCAAGCTAGATCATCACCTGTGAAAAAAAAGGGCCAGTGTCAAAATGTACCATTTTTCTCTGATCTCAATAATAAGTCGTCTTGCAGTCACAAAGAAACAACAATATCATCAACAAAACCAACGCACCTTTAGTGCATGACTACAGACCATGCCAAAATGCCCAAACATCTCGCATTCACATTTGTATTCATCAGCAAGCTCGTTGACCTGGACGAGGAATTCATTTTTGCACCACTTGTCCTGGGAATCTTTTTTTACATGCCTTGCTATGTATTCACGACGAGGGACAACTTCGACCAGAACATATGACCCACCCTCATATAGCATCTCGCCAAAATTTTCAAACATAGCCCGTGTGTAAATTTTCGATGCATGAATCTCGATGGGGAGGTTCTGAGCCAGCACAACACCACCCTGCGTTCGAAGAAATACAATTAGCATGTGCGGCACATGATGTAACTCGTCAGCAGGCCACGATCCATTATAAGATACAAAAATACACGTGGGAGAACATACAAACATTGTACTCTTACCAGCTTGGTTCTTTTCTCCTGGTAACTCTCCTCTGAATCTCTATCAAATTGCATCTTCTCATATTGCCT contains:
- the LOC109770730 gene encoding protein FAR1-RELATED SEQUENCE 5, with translation MLDKHGLQKNTFLTQIYETRMKWAKPYFMNVFCAKMTSTQRSKSANHLLKGYVPPGSPMHLFVRQYEKMQFDRDSEESYQEKRTKLGGVVLAQNLPIEIHASKIYTRAMFENFGEMLYEGGSYVLVEVVPRREYIARHVKKDSQDKWCKNEFLVQVNELADEYKCECEMFGHFGMVCSHALKVMI